The following proteins are co-located in the Candidatus Accumulibacter cognatus genome:
- a CDS encoding efflux RND transporter periplasmic adaptor subunit, translating to MLLLAVIAASLAGTGYWYQSIRQSTASTATRTASPVPVTVARATLGDIPILLEVVGRAEAYESVTLKARLDGQVLAADYSAGQHVRQGEVLVRLDPGDFESRWLLAQANLARSEAQLAKARADVQRYLALQGRGFVSEEKVNELRTGETAAAATVKADQAALELARRQLAYTSIRAPFAGVVGARLVFPGSAVKMNETVLAVVNRMRPLYVTFSIPEKHLPRVREAMARGDMPASVTIPGDREPRFAATVRFLDNTVDASTGTIQMKALLENRDEQLTPGQFLQVSLSLATLSNAVVVPTEAVQQGPDGNFLFVVRPDNTVEPRKIEVSASYHGLSAIGKGVASDDMVVIDGQLRLAPGSLVQVKPVQPAVTSTTAQTAATPVPATQPGGSAK from the coding sequence ATGCTGTTGCTGGCCGTGATCGCGGCCAGCCTTGCTGGTACAGGATACTGGTATCAGAGCATTCGTCAGAGCACCGCCAGCACAGCCACCAGGACTGCGTCGCCGGTGCCGGTGACCGTGGCCAGGGCGACGCTCGGCGATATTCCCATTCTGCTGGAGGTGGTGGGTCGCGCTGAAGCGTACGAAAGCGTGACCTTGAAGGCACGGCTGGACGGGCAGGTTCTGGCGGCGGACTACAGCGCAGGGCAACATGTCCGACAGGGCGAGGTTCTGGTCCGGCTTGACCCTGGCGACTTCGAGTCGCGGTGGCTGCTGGCGCAGGCCAATCTCGCCCGGAGCGAAGCCCAGCTCGCCAAGGCCAGGGCCGACGTGCAGCGCTATCTGGCCCTGCAGGGACGCGGCTTCGTATCCGAGGAAAAGGTCAACGAACTGCGCACCGGCGAAACTGCAGCCGCCGCGACGGTGAAGGCTGACCAGGCCGCTCTGGAACTGGCCAGGCGCCAACTCGCCTACACCAGCATCCGTGCTCCATTTGCGGGCGTGGTCGGCGCGCGCCTGGTGTTTCCCGGCTCAGCGGTCAAGATGAATGAAACGGTGCTGGCTGTGGTCAATCGCATGCGGCCGCTCTACGTGACTTTTTCGATCCCCGAGAAGCATCTGCCGCGCGTGCGAGAGGCCATGGCACGCGGCGACATGCCCGCCAGCGTGACGATTCCCGGTGACCGGGAGCCGCGTTTCGCGGCAACGGTGAGGTTTCTCGACAACACCGTCGATGCCAGCACCGGCACCATCCAGATGAAGGCCCTGCTGGAAAATCGGGATGAACAACTGACTCCCGGACAATTTCTTCAGGTCAGCCTCTCTCTCGCCACCCTGAGCAACGCCGTGGTCGTTCCCACGGAAGCCGTGCAGCAGGGGCCGGACGGCAACTTCCTGTTTGTCGTCCGGCCGGACAACACCGTGGAACCCAGGAAGATCGAAGTGTCGGCCAGCTACCATGGCCTTTCGGCGATCGGCAAGGGCGTTGCCAGCGATGACATGGTTGTCATCGACGGCCAGCTCAGACTGGCCCCCGGATCGCTGGTGCAGGTGAAACCCGTACAGCCGGCAGTGACCAGCACCACCGCCCAAACTGCCGCCACGCCAGTGCCGGCCACGCAGCCGGGCGGCAGCGCCAAATGA